The Romeriopsis navalis LEGE 11480 genome segment CGATGCGCTGGTTTTGCCCGTCCGACTTAACTGCTCCAGCTCGGTGCGTTCATCAACGGTCAGCGTGACGATATATTTCTTGCGTGGCATCGGTGATTTTCGAGACGAAATGGCTATCTCTAGTAATCCCGCAAATTATGCTTGACCCAACAATAGTCTGTTGCCTGACCTTTCTTACAATCGCCCGTTTCATCAATCATCAAGATGATTTCTTGGTCTTGCAGCAGCGATAGAATTAGCGATAACCGTGCTTCTCGCAAGCGATAGACCTTCCAAGGCGATTCCGTCAAGAAGTTCAGCAAGCCTTGGGAATTACTGAGCCCAACAGCTTTGGCAATCGCCGGAAGACTCTTCCGTGAAAACCTAAGTCTCATGTACTGGTGCAAGAAGTGAGTATAAGCTCTTTTTCACTACTGAATAGGCTGAGCCCGAATTTATGATTCGGGCCGCGCGGGTTTGTGATTTAACAAATAGCGAATGGCTGCGATTATGGCCCCATTTATAGGCCCAACCAGTGGCGGGCAGATACCAGATAGTGCTGCCCGCGCGTGTGGTTTACTTGATCCGGAATGAGCCAACTGTTGATTCCTGTAGGATTGCACCGTCAGCTTTTAAGGCTTGAATGCTCCAAGTTAAAGAATTACCAGCCTGCTCTTGTAGCCAGGGAGGTGCTGTGTATTGAGTCTTATCCGGTTCAAGCAATGCCGATAGCACCATTTTGTCAGTATTTTTCACCATCAGTCGATAGCCACCAACGCCGCTAATCCCCTGCCAGACAAACTTCACAGGAGATATGACTGTTTGGCCCTGGCGTGGTTCTAACAGCAGAGGCTTGGGTTGACTAGGTGTAATAAAATAACGCAGCACCGGCATCGGAAACCCAGCCACACCACCGTTACTAATGGCGCGACCCTGATTTGGAGTACCAATATCCGAGTTACCTTCACGATCGTCCGTGGCTTCAATCCGCAGCAAAATTAAATGAGCACCCACAGAACCCTTGGGAAAACGACTGGGATCAGGCCCTGGCAGAAAGAACTTTCCTGTGGGCTGGAGAAAAGTATCAAAGCGTTCGAGCTGAGTATAGCGGCGTTGGAGGGCACGTTGTTCGATCGGGAGGGTTGCTTCAGTTAAGAGATCTTCCCGCGTTGGCAGCGGATCGCCAGGTAAAACGACTTCCCAACGTCCTTTCAATCTACCCGTGCCATTGAAGCGAATCTCCGCTCCAAATTTTGGGAGGGATTCACCAGTGGTTATTGCGGGCACAGGCTGACCATCGGCAAACTTGAGCTGCACATTCGTTAGGCTGAGTGGAACGCGGGCACCCCCCCCGGCAAGGCGACAAGTAACAGCAACGAATTCACTTTGCCCCGTGGTGGGATTCACAAACCGGCGCACATAAAAGAAATCCGATCGATTGCCTCGCAGTGCATCTTGATAAGCTCGACGACTAACGGAAGCCGGGATGGTCATAATATCCGTAAAATTATTCTGACCGCTCAGTCGTGATAGATCCGATCGCAAAGGCAAACGACCAAAAATTGTACCTGCGACACAGGAATTATCGGCATTAATATCACCGCACCAGAATGCCTCGGCCGCAGTTTGATTATTTAAGCCTCGAAAGGTGAGAAAGACAGTCGTCGCACCAAAGGTTTTAACGTTAACCCCGGTCGGATTTACAGTGACAGCGGATGCTTGGGGCATTTGTCCCAAGACCAATACAGCGGCTGTTGCGATTAATCTAAACTGCTGCTTAACTTGATTCCAAAACCGATTCATGGTGCGAAGCTCCTCACGTATAAGTAGTTAATCAAATCTATCTAAGGCATCAAAAACTAAAGCTAAAACCACCGTTCACAGTATGAATTGTAGAATCAGTGTTCTCACCAAATAGTAGGTTTTGGCTGAGGCTGGTTTGGCGACCGTAACGAACGAAGAAGCTACCTGGAAGTTCTCGGCCCAAGGTTTTGACATTGAACTTCCAAGTCAAAAGCATTTCGAGTCCCTCCGATCGACTAAAGGTTTCACCGATCGAATCAGTATCATCATTCCGGTTGAAGTTGAGGGCAAAGGTGAGATCCTTCACAAATTCCCAGCTCATACCAAAGGTCGGGGCATGGGAGAAGCGCGATACGGACTGTTCGAGGTCATTGACTTGGGTAATGCCATAGCCCAGCGTGAAATTTAGGGTGGGTGAAGCCTGCAAGCCGACGGAAAATTGATTACTAATATTCCGGAAATCGGCATTTTCCCGTCCTAACTGACGATTGTCCTGAAAGGCATTAGAATATTGGTAATTCAGGGATAGATTATCAATATTCCAACTCACCCCTGCTTGCTGCGTCACATTGACCTGCTCCGGAATTTCCGACTCATTGTCAAAGCCACCTTCTAAGGCCTCAATAATTGAGCCTTTTTGCTTCGACCGCTGCCACCCATAGGTTAAGGTCGGGAGTAATGGACTATTAACCTGCAATATGGTTTGTAGCGGGGCACTAATATTCAGGCTAGTATTACGACTGCGGGTTTTGAGAAGATTGACTAAGTTGGCAAGATTATCTTCGGATGTATTTTCCTGGAACTGTAATGAAGCACCAGCGATCGTCGCATTAAAACCATAAGTCGTTTGCAGTGCGTCGGCTGTGACCCCAGCACCTAAAGTCCCGAATTGTGGATCGGCGCGTTCTTTACGGAAATTGAAGGACAGGCTAATGTCACGATTTTCATCCAGCTTTAGACCTTGAATCAGATCGTAACTAGCCTCGGTATACCAGGCATTGCGTGTCGCTGGAACAACCTCAACAATATCGATTCCCTCACTTAGTTGCGGGTCATTTTGAGACGGATTCGTGAAGGTGCTACGGGCAAATCCGGCATCGGCTTTTAAGCGGCCAGAAGCATCGGCCGCAGTCAGGCGTAATCCAAAGCCATTGCTTTTTTCTGCATCAACAACTTCACCAACGTTAAAGTTGGAGACGGGTGATCGCTGACCATTCATCCAACTGGTTTCGAGGCGCACGCCACCAGAATCATTTTTGAGCAGTTGCAGTCCCAGGGTGGCAGCGGTCAAAGCATTTTCATCGCGTTCTAGGCCAACGATATTATCAAAGCCGACAACACCCGTTGAGCTAATGCGGCCCAAAGAGAAATCGATCGTGTCATTTAATTTGATTTTGGCGGTGAGACCCCGAGTACAGACACTGCTAATCAGTAATGGATTATTGCCGTAACACACATGGCCAACAGAAAGGCTAGCAGGGCCCGCGGCCAAATCAATCACATAATCGCTCAAGTCGAGTTGTGGTGCGGCATTTTGTAAGTCGCCGAATCGTAATGCTTCGGGCTGAAATGTCACACCGAGGAGATTGACCTTGGTCCCAATTTTAATCGTGCCTTTTTCATATTGGGCCTCCAGTCCAGCCGTAAAAGTTGCATCGTTGAAGCTAGGGCGCTCAGAAGTTCCAGCATCAGGTGTCCGAAATTCGGAAAACTGGGATTTAACGTTAATATTTAACGTTGGAGTAATGGTTAAGTCAGCCGCTTTAGTGCTGGGTGCAGATTCGGTCGTTTCGCTAATCTCAGGCGTTGCGGCAGATTCAGTTGATTCTGAGCTAGCGGTTGCCGATTTAGCAATTTCAGGTTTGTCGGTGTTAGGCTGATTGGTTGTCGGTGTATCTGTCTTTGATGCGGTCGATTCGGTATCTGTGGCTTTTCCAGCAATTTGATTGGGTGCACTTGCGATCGCGACGACATTAATTTTAAACCGTTGGACCTCCTGCCAATCTTGGGGGCTATTGATCTGATAAATTACAGCGGTTTGGGAGCCAAGTGGCATCGGCAGCAGTTTTGGTGTATAGACTATCTGACCATTCTCAATCTGAATCTGGGAGGTGATATCCGTTTGATCGATAAAGACACCAATTTTTGTCTTATCGATCGACGCTGTTAACGGCAATCGTAATGATTTTCCTGGTACAGCCGTCACTACCGAGGGCAAAACCGGTGCTTCAGTTATCTCAGTGCTAGATTCCGCTTGCGGTTCGAGGGGTGTTGGGGGAATTGCTGTTTTCGGTGCAGTCACATCAGGCTTTGCCCCCTCTGATGCTGGTTGAATTTTGCTGGGTGCAGCCGTTGGTTGCGCCTGACCTGTTTGTTTTATCTTAGGTGTATCACTAGCGTTAGCACGAGGAGAAAGCAGCGGTTGGGGTGACTGATTCGCTGATACTGGTACCGATAGCGTTGATTCGGGTGTCGGCATTTGTATTGCGGTTGTTCGTGTTGCGGTTGGTTGTATTGCGGTTGGTTGTGTCGAAGCCTTCTCCGGTAATATCGGGTCCGGAGCAATCACTAGGGGCTTTTGATTGGTTGTAACTGTAGCATTCTTATCGGTTGTACCCGATTTTGCCTGAGCTGTTTCCGTAGCATTGGGTTTGGCTTGAGCCAGCCCGGGAGATAAGCCAGCCCAGAGGTATACACCCAAGCTAATACTGAGACTCAGGCTCATATAAATGAGTTTTTTAACTTGTGTTTCCTGGTTCATGGCATTCATCGTGCTAAAAGAAATTCGACAATGGTTTAATCCAACTGGTAAAGGCTCTCTGGTAAAGGCTTTTACCCTTTAAGTTGTGGGGGCTCTGCAATGTGAATAACGATTATTTAAGGGCGCGATCGCCGATCGATTTATCGGTGTCCGCTGATATACAAGTAGTATGCCGATTCCCACAACCGGATATTTGAGGTTTTTTCAGGATTTGGCTGCCTCATCCTTCAGTCAAATTCGGTTGTTGGTTAAACTGGTTAATTAAACCGTTTGATCTGGCATGGGAGCGCGTGCCACAGGATTTCGGGGTGGTGGGGTTGGGAGTGTTCTCTTAGAAGCCGTCTCGATAAATTAGCTGGGGGAGGTTAATCCTGATATCCTCTGTGGTCTAAACCTTGGCGAAATACATATGCTCAGCTCAATTCTTGCCCTGTAGCTTCCGGGAAGCGTGCTAAAGCTACCTGCCATGCTTTGGGATGGCATGAATTTCTAAACAGTTGAGAATGCGTTGGGAGAAAGGCTTTGTCTAGTGAGGTATCGATATGGCAGCTAAAGTCACGTGGTGTAATTGAGTTTCCTCATTTAGTTGTTGCTTGACTGGGATAGGCGATTTCGAGCACTAAACAATCTTCTGTTGCAATAAATGGCCCATGTATTTCTCCTGGTGGCCGGCTGGCATAATGTCCAGCTTCTAGCCAAAGGTCAAATGCAGCATCGTACAAGCGACCTGCAATAATCAAAATCTCCTCTGGATAATCGTGGGACTTTGCGCCTATGGCAGTCGTATTTGAGCCAGCTTTAAAGCAGGTGAGTCGCGTATAATCGCCAGTTACCGGGTCGATTGCCAGAGTAATTTGTTCAAGCATTCCCTCAGTGCCGTCAATCGCCTCCCACATGCCAGCATTTTGTAGCAGTAGAGGATTCCAGTATTTTGTAGAGGATTTCACCATTAAATATCGCCCTTTTACCGGTGTGAAACGATCGCTAAAGTGCTAATTGATTGCTGGAAAGATGTGCCCATAGTACTGGTAGGCAGGCTCTACAAATGGACTCAACATGCCGCTCATCGGTACCACAGCAGCCACCAAAGATATTAAGATTAGGCAATTTATCGATTAATTCGCGGTATTGATGACCCAGTTCGGCTGGATTGCCATCATCCAGATCTTCTGCCACGTCAAGCTCAGCATGGCTACGGACTGAAGCATTGGCCCGGAGGCCTTGAATTCTTTCCAACCAAGGTTCTCCAGCAATCAAAGTATGTTCAAAGTGTGTTGGATGTACACAGTTGATCATGTAATAAATCGGGCCATTGTTGGTCACTTGATCAACTTGCTCGATCGCGCTTTTCAACGTTTGTCCAGTGGGTAAATTGCCATCGGTCTCCAAGGTGAATGAAATTACCACGGGCATTTCTGCCGTTTGAGCCGCTTGCACAATTCCAATCGCCTCTTCAACATAGTTAATTGTGAAAGCGCTAACAAAGTCAGCAGCGGTATCTCGAAATATCTCAATTTGTGGCCGATGGTACGCGGCGGCAGC includes the following:
- a CDS encoding transposase, with product MRLRFSRKSLPAIAKAVGLSNSQGLLNFLTESPWKVYRLREARLSLILSLLQDQEIILMIDETGDCKKGQATDYCWVKHNLRDY
- a CDS encoding cupin domain-containing protein, whose amino-acid sequence is MVKSSTKYWNPLLLQNAGMWEAIDGTEGMLEQITLAIDPVTGDYTRLTCFKAGSNTTAIGAKSHDYPEEILIIAGRLYDAAFDLWLEAGHYASRPPGEIHGPFIATEDCLVLEIAYPSQATTK
- a CDS encoding homocysteine S-methyltransferase family protein, which translates into the protein MAQYRNRLPQLSNSPYLTDSGMETTLIFREGIDLPEFASFDLLKHQTGYEIIARYYRTYAVMAQNHKVGLILESPTWRANSDWGMKLGYSREALAEMNRQSISLLQQIRQDYATEQSPMVISGCIGPRGDGYMVEQAMTTTAAAAYHRPQIEIFRDTAADFVSAFTINYVEEAIGIVQAAQTAEMPVVISFTLETDGNLPTGQTLKSAIEQVDQVTNNGPIYYMINCVHPTHFEHTLIAGEPWLERIQGLRANASVRSHAELDVAEDLDDGNPAELGHQYRELIDKLPNLNIFGGCCGTDERHVESICRACLPVLWAHLSSNQLAL